A region of Granulicella aggregans DNA encodes the following proteins:
- a CDS encoding carbohydrate porin gives MFSPFLSAQAPDGRTLSGPDAHDSPLGLSGRLTGDWGGARRTLKERGVDFDFEYISDSLWNVKSDKSDRLASWNRGRGTVDIDLGALIHQPGFSFHATALWQGGGNLGTYLGTETSPSGMSSFNLFRLDSWWMEKQWRHDRVAMRIGQFAGQDFYGDQHYGTSFIFEPMGYALSNLSTTFETGSPGSTSALELTAAPMHNVYVASMVLDGDRLAFFHNTTGFVPQFRGAPISVSEIGYTPGKKTLAMRPADDVSTRRGYSGMYKFGASFNPGRFTTSTGTLRSGNYLMYWMANQAVWRRDPTEGKGLDVTAAYDWSPTNVNSDNRELTTGLRFNEPLTLPIHNTLAVGYVRNKLNPLFLPYGATPYKAEQGIEGNMLFNLRPMILLQPTFQYFANVGGGPQRAFVAGFRARVEF, from the coding sequence GTGTTTTCACCTTTCCTCTCAGCGCAGGCACCGGACGGCAGAACGCTTAGCGGCCCGGACGCACACGATTCGCCGCTGGGCCTCAGCGGTCGTCTGACGGGTGATTGGGGTGGAGCACGGAGGACCCTGAAGGAGCGAGGAGTCGACTTCGATTTTGAATACATCAGCGACTCGCTCTGGAACGTGAAGAGCGACAAGAGCGATCGTCTCGCAAGCTGGAATAGGGGGCGCGGGACGGTTGACATCGACCTTGGAGCGCTGATTCATCAGCCTGGATTCTCCTTCCATGCTACGGCTCTGTGGCAGGGCGGCGGCAACCTTGGAACTTACCTTGGAACAGAAACGAGCCCAAGCGGTATGTCGAGCTTCAACCTCTTCCGGCTGGACTCGTGGTGGATGGAGAAGCAGTGGCGGCATGATCGCGTCGCGATGCGCATTGGCCAGTTTGCCGGGCAGGACTTTTATGGCGATCAACATTATGGAACATCGTTCATCTTCGAACCGATGGGATATGCGTTGAGCAATTTGAGCACGACCTTCGAGACGGGCAGTCCAGGTTCGACATCGGCATTGGAACTTACAGCTGCGCCGATGCATAACGTCTATGTAGCGTCGATGGTGCTCGACGGTGACCGGCTTGCGTTCTTCCACAACACGACGGGTTTCGTCCCTCAGTTTCGGGGTGCACCGATCAGTGTGTCAGAGATTGGATACACGCCCGGAAAGAAGACGCTGGCCATGCGGCCCGCGGATGATGTGTCGACTCGGAGGGGGTACTCCGGGATGTACAAGTTTGGAGCCTCCTTCAATCCGGGAAGGTTCACGACGTCGACCGGAACGCTTCGGTCCGGCAACTACCTGATGTACTGGATGGCTAACCAGGCGGTTTGGCGACGTGATCCGACGGAAGGGAAGGGACTGGATGTCACGGCTGCCTACGATTGGAGTCCGACCAATGTGAACAGCGACAACCGTGAGTTGACGACTGGCCTGCGCTTTAACGAACCGCTCACGCTGCCAATTCACAACACTCTTGCCGTGGGCTATGTACGGAACAAGTTGAACCCGCTTTTTCTGCCGTATGGAGCAACGCCGTACAAGGCGGAGCAGGGTATTGAAGGCAACATGCTGTTCAATCTGCGGCCGATGATTCTGCTGCAGCCTACCTTTCAATACTTCGCCAACGTAGGCGGGGGCCCGCAGCGGGCTTTTGTCGCGGGTTTCAGAGCGCGCGTTGAGTTCTAA
- a CDS encoding polynucleotide kinase-phosphatase, with the protein MKISIPELSLVLLVGPSGSGKSSFARKHFLPTEVVSSDFCRALVSDNENDQSATGDAFDLLHEIVRKRLARGRLTVVDATNVQPEARKSLIALAKEFHLFAEAILFDLSERVCQDRNVLRPDRQFGPHVIRNQSQQLRRSLRGLAHEGIRHVFKLSSPEEVDAVTIERHPLWNNKKTEHGPFDIIGDVHGCFDELVELMAQLGYTVNQSDGMYSISSSGERKLVFVGDLVDRGPGTVQVLRLVSSMVQSGQAFCVPGNHDMKLVRALRGRDVKRTHGLAETMEQLGNESNEFRVEVAKFLDGLVSHYVFDDGKLVVAHAGLKESMHGRGSGAVREFALFGETTGETDEFGLPVRYNWAADYRGKALVVYGHTPVPEPLFLNNTVNIDTGCVFGGELTALRYPEREIVSVKAHQTYYEPARPFLPETTESQRPLQHAQDDVLDLADVVGKRLIDTRLKPKITIREENAIAALEVMSRFASDPKWLIYLPPTMSPTETSKHENLLEHPDEAFAFYRKEGIATVVCEQKHMGSRAVVVLCKDETVSQNRFGVVQASLGTVYTRTGRRFFTDEALEHQFLARLQSAVERSGLWEELATDWLCLDCELMPWSAKAQELLQKQYAPVGNAGVHALRAESELITKALLCVPGLESLSEQTSKRLSAVEHYTTAYRQYCWPVGSLADLKLAPFHILASEGTVHTDKPHTWHMETIAKLCGADTEILFPTPFKIVDLQDEASTADAVAWWTQMTAQGREGMVVKPLNFIAEGRRGITQPAIKCRGAEYLRIIYGPEYLLPENLERLRSRNVGAKRSLASREFALGIEALERFVRKEPLRLTHECVFGVLALESEPIDPRL; encoded by the coding sequence ATGAAGATCAGCATTCCAGAATTGTCGCTTGTCCTCCTGGTTGGGCCTTCGGGCTCTGGCAAGTCTTCGTTCGCGCGTAAGCACTTCCTGCCCACCGAAGTTGTCTCCTCCGACTTCTGCCGCGCGCTCGTTTCCGATAATGAAAACGACCAGTCTGCGACCGGAGATGCTTTCGACCTGCTGCACGAGATCGTCCGCAAGCGCCTCGCTCGTGGCCGGCTGACCGTAGTCGATGCGACCAACGTCCAGCCAGAGGCACGGAAGTCTCTGATCGCTCTGGCGAAAGAGTTTCATCTCTTTGCCGAGGCGATTCTCTTCGATCTCTCGGAGCGCGTGTGCCAGGACCGCAACGTGCTTCGCCCGGATCGCCAGTTCGGGCCGCACGTCATTCGCAACCAGTCACAGCAACTCCGCCGCTCCCTGCGAGGGCTGGCGCACGAAGGCATCCGGCACGTATTCAAGCTCTCAAGTCCCGAGGAAGTGGATGCCGTAACCATCGAACGGCACCCACTCTGGAATAACAAAAAGACCGAGCACGGCCCGTTCGACATCATCGGGGACGTTCATGGGTGCTTCGATGAGCTTGTCGAACTGATGGCGCAGCTCGGCTACACGGTGAATCAATCCGATGGCATGTATTCGATTTCGTCCTCAGGCGAACGCAAGCTGGTCTTTGTGGGCGACCTTGTTGATCGCGGCCCAGGGACTGTTCAGGTACTTCGTCTCGTTTCAAGCATGGTGCAATCTGGACAAGCATTCTGCGTTCCAGGCAATCACGACATGAAGCTCGTCAGAGCATTGCGAGGCCGAGATGTGAAGCGTACGCATGGTCTCGCGGAGACGATGGAACAACTCGGAAACGAGTCGAATGAGTTCCGTGTCGAAGTCGCCAAGTTTCTCGATGGCCTTGTCAGCCACTATGTCTTCGATGATGGAAAGCTGGTCGTTGCCCACGCTGGCCTCAAGGAGTCCATGCACGGTCGCGGATCAGGAGCGGTGCGAGAGTTCGCCCTCTTTGGCGAGACAACGGGAGAGACGGACGAATTTGGTCTGCCGGTTCGCTACAACTGGGCGGCAGACTATCGCGGTAAGGCACTGGTGGTCTACGGACACACTCCCGTACCCGAACCGCTCTTCCTCAACAACACGGTCAACATTGATACCGGCTGTGTCTTCGGTGGCGAACTCACAGCGCTGCGCTATCCCGAGCGCGAGATCGTATCGGTCAAAGCGCATCAGACATACTACGAGCCTGCCCGTCCCTTCCTGCCCGAAACGACCGAGAGTCAGCGGCCCTTGCAGCACGCACAGGATGATGTGCTCGATCTTGCCGATGTAGTCGGTAAACGTCTTATCGACACACGGCTGAAGCCGAAGATCACGATTCGGGAAGAGAATGCGATTGCGGCGCTTGAAGTCATGAGCCGGTTCGCAAGTGACCCCAAGTGGCTCATCTATCTTCCGCCGACGATGTCACCCACCGAGACAAGTAAGCACGAGAACCTGCTGGAACATCCGGACGAGGCATTCGCCTTCTACCGCAAGGAAGGGATCGCCACCGTTGTTTGCGAACAGAAACACATGGGATCTCGCGCTGTCGTTGTCCTCTGCAAAGACGAGACCGTATCTCAGAACCGCTTCGGCGTTGTCCAAGCGTCACTCGGAACGGTGTACACCCGCACCGGTCGCCGCTTCTTCACCGATGAAGCCTTGGAGCATCAGTTTCTCGCCCGCTTGCAATCAGCAGTCGAGAGGTCCGGGCTATGGGAAGAACTCGCGACGGATTGGCTCTGTCTGGACTGCGAGCTGATGCCCTGGTCTGCGAAGGCGCAGGAGTTGCTCCAGAAGCAGTATGCGCCTGTCGGCAATGCCGGCGTCCATGCGTTGCGAGCTGAGAGTGAACTCATCACGAAGGCACTACTGTGTGTTCCGGGCCTGGAATCGCTATCTGAACAAACCTCTAAACGACTCAGCGCTGTCGAGCATTACACCACGGCCTATCGGCAATACTGCTGGCCGGTCGGTTCACTGGCCGATCTAAAACTTGCACCATTCCACATCCTGGCAAGTGAAGGAACAGTTCATACAGACAAGCCGCACACTTGGCACATGGAGACGATTGCCAAGCTCTGCGGAGCAGATACGGAGATCTTGTTCCCTACTCCATTCAAGATCGTTGATCTTCAAGATGAAGCGAGCACTGCGGATGCAGTCGCTTGGTGGACGCAGATGACGGCTCAAGGCCGAGAAGGCATGGTCGTTAAACCGCTCAACTTCATCGCTGAAGGCCGACGCGGGATCACCCAGCCAGCCATAAAATGCCGGGGTGCCGAATACCTTCGCATCATCTACGGCCCAGAGTATCTCCTGCCGGAGAACCTTGAACGCCTTCGTTCAAGGAACGTGGGAGCCAAGCGATCCCTCGCCAGCCGGGAGTTTGCACTTGGCATCGAGGCGCTTGAGCGGTTCGTTCGCAAAGAGCCCCTGCGCCTCACTCATGAGTGCGTCTTCGGAGTTCTAGCACTGGAAAGTGAACCAATTGACCCGAGACTCTAA
- a CDS encoding 3' terminal RNA ribose 2'-O-methyltransferase Hen1 has translation MLLTISTTHQPATDLGYLLHKNPARLQTEELSFGKAYVFYPDASSDICTAALLIEIDPVALVRGRGPAGEGGQLEQYVNDRPYAANSFLSVALGRIFSTAMSGRSKDRQELAETAIPLIAHLPVIAARGGEDLVKRLFEPLGYSVEMQGSQLDDEFPEWGASPYVTLTLAGTVRLQDLLTHLYVLIPVLDNEKHYWVANDEIEKLLKRGEGWLGTHPEKDLIVSRYLKRQRSLTREALSRLLAEEAPSDEADQTPSVEPAVTERAPSLHDQRLQTVLSVIRDTGAKRVVDLGCGEGKLLKLFLSEKQFETILGMDVSWRSLEIAKERLRLDELPERQRNRIELVQGSLTYRDQRLNGFEAAAIVEVIEHLDASRLATLERIVFEFARPTYVVLTTPNAEYNTIFETLPAGEFRHGDHRFEWKRTEFEGWASGVAERFGYGIRFEPVGPVDVEKGAPTQMAVFTQKEVAV, from the coding sequence GTGCTCCTTACAATTTCCACGACTCATCAGCCGGCAACAGATCTCGGCTATCTGCTCCACAAGAACCCAGCACGTCTCCAGACGGAAGAACTTTCGTTTGGAAAAGCCTACGTGTTCTACCCCGACGCTTCTTCTGACATCTGCACGGCGGCGCTGCTTATCGAGATCGATCCGGTAGCGCTCGTACGGGGGCGGGGACCAGCCGGTGAAGGTGGCCAGCTGGAACAGTACGTTAATGATCGCCCTTACGCTGCGAACTCATTCCTCAGCGTCGCACTGGGGCGTATTTTCAGCACAGCAATGAGCGGACGGAGTAAGGATCGACAGGAGCTTGCAGAGACAGCGATTCCATTGATTGCCCACCTTCCCGTCATCGCTGCTCGTGGCGGTGAGGATTTGGTCAAGCGTCTGTTCGAGCCGCTCGGATACTCCGTCGAAATGCAGGGATCGCAGCTCGACGACGAGTTTCCTGAATGGGGCGCATCCCCCTACGTCACCCTCACTCTTGCAGGTACCGTTCGGCTGCAAGATCTGCTCACACACCTCTATGTTCTGATCCCGGTCCTGGACAACGAAAAGCACTACTGGGTAGCCAATGACGAGATCGAAAAGTTACTGAAGCGCGGCGAAGGATGGCTTGGTACCCATCCAGAGAAGGACCTCATTGTCTCTCGATACCTTAAGCGTCAGCGGAGTCTTACGCGAGAAGCGCTGAGCCGTTTGCTGGCGGAGGAAGCGCCGAGTGACGAGGCAGATCAGACGCCTTCCGTCGAGCCAGCGGTTACGGAACGCGCACCTTCGCTGCATGACCAACGCCTGCAAACCGTGTTGTCGGTCATACGAGATACAGGTGCAAAGCGTGTGGTCGATCTCGGTTGTGGTGAGGGCAAGCTACTCAAGTTGTTCCTGTCTGAGAAGCAGTTTGAGACCATCCTCGGAATGGATGTGTCATGGCGTTCATTGGAGATAGCGAAGGAACGCTTGCGATTGGACGAGCTGCCGGAACGGCAGCGTAACCGAATAGAACTGGTCCAAGGATCGCTGACCTACCGCGACCAGCGGCTGAACGGGTTTGAAGCAGCCGCCATTGTGGAAGTCATAGAGCATTTGGATGCGTCGCGCCTGGCGACTTTAGAGCGCATCGTCTTCGAATTTGCTCGACCGACGTACGTCGTTTTGACCACTCCGAACGCAGAGTACAACACGATCTTTGAGACGCTTCCGGCAGGCGAATTCCGTCATGGCGACCATCGTTTCGAGTGGAAACGAACTGAGTTTGAAGGCTGGGCAAGTGGAGTAGCAGAGCGGTTCGGCTATGGAATTCGATTCGAGCCGGTAGGGCCGGTCGATGTAGAAAAAGGTGCCCCAACACAGATGGCAGTCTTTACTCAGAAGGAGGTGGCGGTATGA
- a CDS encoding MmgE/PrpD family protein, with protein sequence MLAANTQQVPETMAQQLAAFVVKARYEDISAEAVQQLKIHTLDAIGCAIGAMEATPLKALHAHLEDFGGNPLTSLIGGGKTSPVLAAFYNSTLERYLDFMDSFIAKHETCHPADNVMSVLAATEYSEKTGKDFISALAVAYQVQCRLSEVAPARPKGFDHTVQGAYAVASGVAKALGLDAAGVANAVAISGASYEGLRVTRSGNLSNWKGLAYPNMAYGATDAAFLAMRGITGPMEVFEGKGGLMDAITGKFEIDWSKEDLEMVLKTNIKKYNAEFHAQTAMEATLDLRTREKLKPTDIKSIRLAIFDVAFNIIGGGNDGNKQHVKTKEEADHSLPYMIAVALLDGAVTPAQYDAQRILKQDVQELMQKVTVVSDRGMSARFPAEMPCRLEIELNSGKKLAMEKHDYEGFYTRRMSWETVVAKFNGIASQHASELQCAAIVDAVAHLELNGIKHLVAVLNESFVGRLAHA encoded by the coding sequence ATGCTAGCAGCAAACACTCAGCAAGTACCAGAGACGATGGCGCAACAGCTTGCCGCCTTTGTCGTCAAAGCACGCTACGAAGACATCTCTGCAGAAGCGGTTCAACAGCTGAAGATCCACACGCTCGATGCGATTGGTTGTGCGATTGGAGCCATGGAGGCGACTCCGCTGAAGGCCCTTCATGCGCATCTTGAAGACTTCGGCGGCAATCCGCTTACAAGTCTCATTGGCGGGGGTAAAACGTCGCCTGTACTAGCTGCGTTCTATAACTCGACACTTGAGCGGTACCTGGACTTTATGGACTCGTTCATTGCGAAGCATGAAACCTGCCATCCGGCTGATAACGTAATGTCCGTCCTTGCGGCAACCGAGTATTCGGAAAAAACTGGCAAGGATTTTATTAGCGCGCTTGCTGTGGCGTACCAGGTACAGTGTCGTCTCTCCGAGGTAGCTCCGGCGCGTCCGAAGGGCTTCGACCATACGGTACAAGGCGCTTACGCGGTTGCGTCGGGAGTGGCGAAGGCGCTTGGGCTTGATGCGGCTGGCGTGGCGAACGCGGTGGCGATCAGCGGAGCTTCGTATGAAGGATTGCGGGTCACTCGTTCCGGAAACCTGTCGAACTGGAAGGGGCTTGCCTATCCGAATATGGCGTACGGAGCGACGGATGCGGCGTTTCTCGCAATGCGCGGGATCACTGGGCCGATGGAGGTGTTTGAGGGCAAGGGCGGGTTGATGGATGCAATCACGGGAAAGTTCGAGATCGATTGGTCTAAAGAAGATCTGGAGATGGTGTTGAAGACTAACATCAAGAAGTACAACGCGGAGTTTCATGCGCAGACAGCGATGGAGGCAACGCTGGATCTTCGGACGCGTGAGAAGTTGAAGCCAACGGATATCAAGAGCATTAGACTTGCGATCTTCGATGTAGCTTTCAACATTATTGGCGGCGGTAACGATGGGAACAAGCAGCATGTGAAGACGAAGGAAGAGGCCGATCACAGCCTGCCCTATATGATTGCAGTCGCTCTTCTTGATGGTGCCGTCACGCCGGCACAGTACGACGCGCAGCGAATTCTGAAGCAGGACGTTCAGGAGCTGATGCAGAAGGTGACGGTGGTTTCAGACAGGGGCATGAGCGCAAGGTTCCCAGCGGAGATGCCGTGCCGACTGGAGATTGAGCTCAATAGTGGTAAGAAGCTCGCCATGGAGAAGCATGACTACGAAGGGTTCTACACCCGGCGCATGTCATGGGAGACGGTGGTTGCGAAGTTCAACGGCATCGCATCGCAACATGCAAGCGAACTGCAGTGTGCGGCGATTGTGGACGCTGTCGCGCATCTGGAATTGAACGGCATCAAGCATCTTGTAGCAGTCCTGAACGAGTCCTTCGTGGGGCGCCTGGCACACGCCTAG
- a CDS encoding Fic family protein encodes MHRITNITITPEILKLIAEIDEFKGRWTVIETLAPEKLTTLRRIATIESVGSSTRIEGSKLSDAEVEKLLSGLHTKSFASRDEEEVAGYADATDMIFEGYDAIASTENHIKQLHGVLLKYSSKDQDHRGQYKTVTNHVEAFGPDGKSLGVVFETATPFETPGWMKDLVDWFNRAVEEESHHPLILIGIFIVVFLAIHPFKDGNGGLSRALTTLLLLRAGYSYVPYSSMEGVVEQNKDSYYLALRRTQQTIRKEEQNWEAWLVFFLKTMAKQKDNLAAKVKEEQALRSSLAALSRQILELAKTRGEVTVKEIEDSTGANRNTIKVHVKKLAEQQYLRQVGQGRGARYTIK; translated from the coding sequence ATGCACCGCATCACCAACATCACGATCACCCCGGAAATCCTTAAACTCATCGCAGAAATCGACGAGTTCAAAGGGCGCTGGACCGTCATTGAGACCCTCGCCCCTGAAAAACTCACCACTCTTCGACGAATTGCCACAATCGAGAGCGTGGGGTCGTCCACCCGTATTGAGGGGTCGAAGCTCAGCGATGCAGAGGTGGAGAAGTTGCTCTCCGGGCTCCATACCAAGTCATTTGCCAGCCGCGACGAGGAGGAAGTCGCGGGCTACGCCGATGCGACGGATATGATTTTCGAAGGGTACGATGCGATTGCTTCGACCGAGAATCACATCAAACAGCTCCACGGTGTTCTCCTCAAATACAGTTCCAAGGATCAGGACCATCGTGGCCAGTATAAGACCGTCACGAACCATGTCGAGGCGTTCGGACCTGACGGTAAGAGTCTGGGAGTTGTCTTCGAAACGGCGACCCCATTTGAAACGCCGGGATGGATGAAGGACCTTGTTGATTGGTTCAACCGCGCCGTGGAAGAGGAGAGCCATCACCCTCTGATCCTCATTGGGATCTTCATTGTGGTGTTCCTCGCTATCCATCCGTTCAAAGACGGCAATGGCGGGCTATCGCGTGCGCTTACGACCTTGCTATTGCTACGGGCCGGGTACAGCTACGTTCCCTACAGCTCTATGGAAGGCGTGGTTGAGCAGAATAAGGACAGCTACTATCTGGCCCTCCGCAGGACTCAGCAAACGATCCGCAAGGAAGAACAGAACTGGGAGGCTTGGTTGGTCTTCTTCCTGAAGACGATGGCTAAGCAGAAAGATAATCTCGCCGCGAAGGTGAAGGAGGAGCAGGCGCTTCGCTCATCTTTGGCCGCCCTTTCCCGTCAGATTTTGGAGCTGGCGAAAACGCGCGGCGAAGTCACCGTCAAGGAAATTGAGGACTCGACCGGCGCGAACCGCAACACCATTAAGGTGCATGTCAAGAAGCTGGCAGAGCAACAATACCTGCGTCAGGTCGGGCAGGGGCGCGGGGCACGCTACACGATCAAGTAA
- a CDS encoding alcohol dehydrogenase catalytic domain-containing protein produces MEVARPELSPGHLLLRVLACGVCRTDLHMAEGDLPALRQDLIPGHQIVGEIVEGASETLPEAIRFATWNR; encoded by the coding sequence ATGGAAGTAGCGCGACCCGAACTGAGTCCGGGCCACCTATTGTTACGCGTGCTCGCATGTGGAGTATGCCGAACGGATCTGCACATGGCCGAGGGAGACCTGCCAGCGCTTCGCCAGGATCTCATCCCGGGTCATCAGATTGTAGGCGAGATCGTTGAGGGTGCGAGTGAAACGTTACCGGAGGCCATTCGATTTGCCACCTGGAACAGGTAG
- a CDS encoding PRC-barrel domain-containing protein, whose translation MLIKAKHLKGYRLNSTDGTIGSAREFYFDDQYWSIRYLVARTAGWLSGRQVLLSPYSVIGIDPIDETVSLSLTKQQIENSPSIDDDEPVSRQFEESYYNYYGYPPYWGGPYIWGSYPYLERDSAKWSGWDMSQAPWNRHLRSTQEVTGYHILASDGEIGHVEDFVIDEETWAIRYLVVATTDFWPGKKILVSPQWVESINWETREVVIDLSRERIKNAPAYVDDAVITRDYESGLYGYYDRDGYWVPDLVRA comes from the coding sequence ATGTTGATTAAAGCGAAACATCTGAAGGGTTATCGACTCAATAGCACCGACGGGACTATAGGGTCTGCGCGCGAATTTTACTTTGACGACCAGTATTGGTCGATTCGCTACCTTGTAGCGAGAACCGCTGGCTGGCTCAGCGGTAGGCAGGTTCTGCTTTCGCCATATTCTGTGATTGGAATCGACCCTATCGATGAAACAGTCTCGCTCAGTCTCACGAAACAGCAGATAGAGAATAGTCCTTCCATTGATGACGATGAACCGGTTTCGCGTCAGTTTGAAGAGTCCTACTACAACTATTATGGTTATCCGCCTTATTGGGGTGGGCCTTATATATGGGGATCCTACCCGTATCTTGAGCGCGATAGTGCCAAGTGGAGCGGCTGGGATATGAGTCAGGCCCCGTGGAACCGGCATCTTCGCAGCACGCAAGAAGTCACGGGCTATCATATCCTCGCATCGGACGGCGAAATCGGTCATGTCGAAGATTTCGTCATCGATGAAGAGACATGGGCAATCCGTTATCTGGTTGTCGCGACGACAGACTTCTGGCCTGGTAAGAAAATCCTGGTTTCGCCGCAATGGGTTGAGAGCATAAATTGGGAGACGCGTGAAGTGGTCATCGACCTATCACGCGAAAGGATCAAGAACGCACCCGCGTATGTCGACGACGCTGTCATCACACGCGACTACGAGAGCGGTCTCTACGGTTACTACGATCGCGACGGCTACTGGGTTCCCGATCTCGTACGCGCCTAG